One genomic region from Zalophus californianus isolate mZalCal1 chromosome 2, mZalCal1.pri.v2, whole genome shotgun sequence encodes:
- the LOC113924537 gene encoding heterogeneous nuclear ribonucleoprotein D-like, with amino-acid sequence MEDMNEYSNIEEFAEGSKINASKNQQDDGKMFIGGLNWDTSKKDLTEYLSRFGEVVDCTIKTDPVTGRSRGFGFVLFKDAASVDKVLELKEHKLDGKLIDPKRAKALKGKEPPKKVFVGGLSPDTSEEQIKEYFGAFGEIENIELPMDTKTNERRGFCFITYTDEEPVKKLLESRYHQIGSGKCEIKVAQPKEVYRQQQQQQKGGRGAAAGGRGQGQNWNQGFNNYYDQGYGNYNSAYGGDQNYSGYGGYDYTGYNYGNYGYGQGYADYSGQQSTYGKASRGGGNHQNNYQPY; translated from the coding sequence ATGGAGGACATGAACGAGTACAGCAACATAGAGGAATTCGCAGAGGGATCCAAGATCAACGCGAGCAAGAATCAGCAGGATGACGGTAAAATGTTTATTGGAGGCTTGAACTGGGATACGAGCAAGAAAGATCTGACTGAATATTTGTCTCGATTTGGGGAAGTTGTAGACTGTACAATAAAAACAGATCCAGTGACTGGAAGATCAAGAGGATTTGGATTTGTGCTTTTCAAAGATGCTGCTAGTGTTGATAAGGTCTTGGAACTGAAAGAACACAAATTGGATGGCAAATTGATAGACCCGAAAAGGGCCAAagctttaaaagggaaagaacccCCCAAAAAGGTTTTTGTGGGTGGATTGAGCCCAGATACttctgaagaacaaattaaagaatattttggagCCTTTGGAGAGATTGAAAATATTGAACTCCCCAtggatacaaaaacaaatgaaagaagaggattttgttttattacatataCAGACGAAGAGCCAGTAAAGAAATTGTTAGAAAGCAGATATCATCAAATTGGTTCTGGGAAGTGTGAAATCAAAGTTGCACAACCCAAAGAGGTATACaggcagcaacagcaacaacaaaaaggaggaagaggtgcTGCAGCTGGTGGACGAGGTCAGGGCCAAAACTGGAACCAAGGATTTAATAACTATTATGATCAAGGATATGGAAATTACAATAGTGCCTATGGTGGTGATCAAAACTATAGTGGCTATGGCGGCTATGATTATACTGGGTATAACTATGGGAACTATGGATATGGACAGGGATATGCAGACTACAGTGGGCAACAGAGCACTTACGGCAAGGCGTCTCGAGGGGGTGGCAATCACCAAAACAATTACCAGCCATACTAA